The following are encoded together in the Scytonema millei VB511283 genome:
- a CDS encoding translation initiation factor IF-2, with translation MGFADLSIAEIAADYNLPAAEVMVLCDRLGIAYKNPQTRLALEDAKAIISQILSQRQSETSDRQ, from the coding sequence ATGGGTTTTGCCGATTTGTCCATTGCAGAAATCGCAGCAGACTATAACCTTCCCGCAGCGGAGGTCATGGTTTTGTGCGATCGCTTGGGAATAGCTTATAAAAATCCTCAGACCCGTCTAGCTTTAGAAGATGCCAAGGCAATTATCAGTCAAATTTTGTCTCAAAGGCAAAGTGAGACTAGCGATCGTCAGTGA
- the psbV gene encoding photosystem II cytochrome c-550, whose amino-acid sequence MFKRLIGLVMATVMLAFGLVVGSAAAVEMSEAIRTVPLNDKGDTTVLSLKQVQEGKRLFNYACAQCHVGGVTKTNQNVGLDPEALAGASPSRNNIEGLVDYMKNPTTYDGEEEIAEIHPSIKSADIYPAMRNLRDEDLTAIAGHVLLQPKILGDKWGGGKIYY is encoded by the coding sequence ATGTTCAAAAGATTAATCGGGCTAGTAATGGCGACTGTGATGCTAGCATTTGGGCTAGTTGTTGGCAGCGCCGCCGCAGTTGAGATGAGCGAAGCTATCCGTACAGTGCCACTGAATGACAAAGGCGACACTACGGTACTCAGCCTCAAACAGGTGCAGGAAGGCAAACGTCTATTTAACTATGCCTGCGCTCAGTGTCACGTTGGCGGTGTGACCAAAACCAACCAAAACGTCGGATTAGACCCTGAAGCTCTAGCCGGAGCTTCGCCATCCCGCAACAACATTGAAGGGTTGGTGGATTATATGAAAAATCCTACTACCTATGACGGAGAGGAGGAAATCGCCGAAATCCATCCCAGTATCAAGAGTGCGGATATTTACCCGGCGATGAGAAATCTACGGGATGAGGACTTAACAGCGATCGCCGGACATGTTCTGCTTCAACCAAAGATTTTGGGTGACAAGTGGGGAGGCGGCAAAATATATTATTAA
- a CDS encoding tetratricopeptide repeat protein: MRVCVLTLLLSALFIVGWVEPAVAQQSPLPNLSAEQLQNLEKLANEAFSLTEKGNFPQAESYWTQIIEEFPTNAAAWSNRGNSRVSQNKLNEAIADYNKAIELAPGVTDPFLNRGAALEGLGKWSEAIADYNHILEIDPNDAMAYNNRGNAEAGLGQWEKAIADYKKSADTAPNFAFARANYALALYQDGQKDKALRELRNIIRKYPQFADVRAALTATLWEQGNKGEAESNWVAAVGLDPRYKDINWVTNIRRWPPTMVAALEKFQQLK, encoded by the coding sequence CTGCGCGTCTGCGTGCTGACACTTTTACTCAGTGCGCTATTCATAGTGGGATGGGTAGAACCAGCAGTTGCCCAGCAATCACCGCTACCAAATCTGAGTGCAGAACAGTTACAAAATTTAGAGAAATTGGCGAATGAAGCTTTCTCTTTAACTGAGAAAGGCAACTTTCCCCAAGCTGAATCTTATTGGACGCAGATTATTGAAGAATTTCCCACAAATGCGGCAGCTTGGAGTAACAGAGGTAATTCGAGAGTTAGCCAAAATAAATTAAATGAAGCGATCGCCGATTATAACAAAGCGATTGAACTTGCCCCAGGCGTGACCGATCCTTTCTTAAATCGGGGTGCGGCTTTGGAGGGTTTAGGAAAATGGTCAGAAGCGATCGCTGACTATAATCATATTTTAGAAATCGATCCTAACGATGCGATGGCATACAATAATCGCGGGAATGCTGAAGCAGGTTTGGGACAATGGGAAAAGGCGATCGCCGATTACAAAAAATCTGCCGATACTGCCCCTAATTTTGCTTTTGCCCGTGCCAATTATGCCCTAGCTTTATATCAAGATGGTCAAAAAGATAAAGCTTTGCGCGAACTGCGAAATATTATTCGCAAATATCCTCAATTTGCCGATGTCCGCGCTGCTTTGACTGCTACGCTTTGGGAACAGGGAAATAAGGGAGAAGCAGAAAGTAACTGGGTAGCTGCTGTAGGCTTAGACCCGCGTTATAAAGACATTAACTGGGTCACAAATATTCGTCGTTGGCCCCCCACTATGGTTGCAGCTTTAGAAAAGTTTCAACAGCTTAAATAA
- the truB gene encoding tRNA pseudouridine(55) synthase TruB, whose amino-acid sequence MQGFINLNKPLGWTSHDCVARVRRLLRTSRVGHGGTLDPAASGVLPIAVGKATRLLQFLPQDKAYRATIQFGIATTTDDLEGEILSSKPATDLSLEQIVPRLKQFQGKLVQVPPKYSAIQVQGKRLYDLARAGEKVDVPERTVEVDKIEILDWQAGDFPKLEVAIACGAGTYIRAIARDLGAVLGTGGTLAALTRTRSSGFEIAASLSLDELATQLEQGIFEPIPPAMALQHLPSVNLSEPVARKWCLGQKIPYPEIPVTTTNDTFLRVEDEGDRFLGIGRLAQTDDVCLLAPQIVFVGS is encoded by the coding sequence GTGCAAGGATTTATTAATTTAAACAAACCATTAGGATGGACTTCTCATGACTGCGTGGCGCGGGTAAGAAGATTGTTGCGCACGTCGCGGGTAGGGCATGGAGGTACGCTAGACCCTGCGGCTAGTGGCGTTTTGCCGATCGCGGTTGGCAAAGCTACGCGGTTATTACAGTTTTTGCCTCAAGATAAAGCTTATCGAGCTACAATTCAATTTGGCATCGCAACCACGACGGATGACTTAGAAGGAGAGATCCTGAGTTCTAAGCCAGCAACAGATCTAAGCCTAGAGCAAATCGTTCCAAGATTAAAACAATTTCAAGGCAAGCTCGTCCAAGTACCACCCAAATACAGCGCCATCCAGGTGCAGGGAAAGCGATTGTATGACCTGGCACGCGCAGGAGAGAAAGTAGACGTGCCAGAGCGCACGGTAGAGGTAGATAAGATTGAAATTTTAGACTGGCAAGCGGGAGATTTTCCCAAATTGGAAGTGGCGATCGCCTGTGGTGCGGGAACGTATATTCGGGCGATCGCGCGGGACTTAGGTGCGGTGTTAGGAACTGGTGGGACGCTAGCAGCATTAACTCGTACTCGTAGTAGCGGTTTTGAAATTGCTGCCAGTCTCAGTTTAGATGAATTAGCCACACAGCTAGAGCAAGGCATATTCGAGCCTATTCCTCCTGCTATGGCTTTACAGCATCTTCCTAGCGTTAATTTATCAGAGCCAGTGGCGCGTAAGTGGTGTTTGGGTCAAAAAATTCCCTACCCAGAAATTCCTGTCACCACGACAAACGATACTTTTTTAAGAGTTGAAGATGAGGGCGATCGCTTTTTGGGGATCGGGCGTTTAGCTCAAACAGATGATGTATGTTTGTTAGCTCCCCAAATAGTTTTTGTTGGCTCGTAG
- the psbV2 gene encoding photosystem II cytochrome PsbV2, with amino-acid sequence MTNRLFGCLFFSLIVCLGVLLLPSTPAQAAIDSYVARYLHVTEPIDLEVSDRETRSFSPEEISQGKQSFSQSCQTCHVGGSTISFPEVSLSLEKLKGAMPSRDNINGLVAYMRKPMTYDGSEETYWCREVPESWLTQAQVENLAAFILTAAKKAPGWGTETF; translated from the coding sequence ATGACCAATAGATTGTTTGGCTGTCTGTTTTTTTCTCTCATAGTTTGCCTGGGAGTGCTACTGCTGCCAAGTACTCCTGCTCAAGCTGCGATTGACTCCTACGTGGCTCGGTATTTACATGTCACTGAGCCAATCGATTTGGAAGTGAGCGATCGCGAGACTCGTTCGTTTTCACCAGAAGAAATATCCCAAGGGAAGCAGTCTTTTTCACAAAGCTGCCAGACTTGTCATGTCGGTGGTAGCACCATATCTTTTCCAGAAGTTTCACTCTCTCTGGAAAAGCTGAAAGGAGCTATGCCATCGCGGGACAATATTAACGGTTTAGTTGCTTACATGCGTAAACCAATGACTTACGACGGCAGCGAGGAAACTTACTGGTGTCGCGAAGTCCCTGAAAGCTGGTTGACACAAGCACAAGTGGAAAATCTAGCAGCTTTTATTTTGACAGCAGCCAAAAAAGCTCCTGGCTGGGGTACAGAAACCTTCTAA
- a CDS encoding type II toxin-antitoxin system RelE/ParE family toxin codes for MSYRITSSEKASQWYEGLLRVIESLSEMPKRCSLAREDRYFSQEIRQLLYGKGRNSYRILFTIIENNEAATVRILHIRHAAQQTIGEG; via the coding sequence GTGAGTTATCGTATAACATCATCTGAGAAAGCAAGCCAGTGGTATGAAGGGTTACTGAGAGTAATTGAATCTTTATCAGAAATGCCTAAGCGTTGTTCGCTTGCAAGAGAAGATCGGTATTTTAGTCAAGAAATTCGTCAACTTCTCTACGGTAAAGGTCGTAATTCTTATCGTATTCTTTTCACTATTATTGAAAATAATGAAGCGGCTACAGTTCGGATTCTTCACATCCGACACGCAGCACAGCAGACTATAGGAGAAGGCTAA
- a CDS encoding ABC transporter ATP-binding protein → MLNELAIRTCGLTKQFDRHIAVNDVDLQVQAGEVYGLIGPNGAGKTTLIRMLAAAEEPTKGEIYINGDRLVGDRDNSILKQRLGYLPDDFPLYDDLTVWDYLDYFARLYKLKEPRRSQRLREVLELVQLSQKRRSLIATLSRGMKQRLSLARTIIHEPIVLLLDEPVSGLDPIARRQFREIIRVLQEAGMTILISSHVLSDLAELCTSVGIMELGFLVESTTLSQLYQRLARQQIFLTTLGEIERLTAELNNHALVAGWEVLSGGQRVQIDFTGNQEDCADLLRSLVAAGVPLSEFHCTQEDLETIFLKLGHQQAS, encoded by the coding sequence ATGCTCAACGAACTGGCAATTCGCACTTGTGGGCTGACGAAACAATTCGATCGCCACATTGCGGTGAACGATGTCGATTTACAAGTTCAGGCTGGGGAAGTCTACGGCTTAATTGGACCGAACGGTGCAGGTAAAACAACGCTAATACGGATGTTAGCAGCAGCCGAGGAACCAACTAAGGGAGAAATATACATTAATGGCGATCGCTTAGTGGGCGATCGCGATAATTCTATCCTCAAGCAACGCCTGGGATATTTACCCGACGACTTTCCCCTCTACGACGATCTCACCGTTTGGGACTACTTAGACTATTTTGCGCGGCTGTACAAGTTGAAAGAACCGCGCCGCAGTCAACGCCTGCGCGAAGTGTTGGAACTCGTCCAACTCAGTCAAAAACGCCGCAGTTTAATTGCTACCCTGTCGCGGGGGATGAAGCAACGCCTGAGTTTGGCAAGAACAATCATCCACGAACCGATTGTATTACTATTAGACGAACCCGTTTCGGGGCTTGACCCAATCGCCCGAAGGCAATTTCGGGAAATTATTAGGGTATTACAAGAAGCGGGAATGACAATTTTGATTTCATCCCATGTTTTAAGCGACTTAGCAGAGTTATGCACTTCCGTGGGCATTATGGAGTTGGGCTTTCTGGTCGAAAGTACAACCTTGAGTCAGTTATATCAGCGACTTGCCCGCCAGCAAATTTTCTTAACAACCTTGGGAGAAATCGAAAGATTAACAGCAGAATTGAATAATCATGCCCTCGTAGCGGGATGGGAGGTGTTATCAGGAGGACAGCGGGTGCAGATAGATTTTACTGGAAATCAGGAAGACTGTGCGGATTTATTGCGATCGCTGGTTGCAGCTGGCGTTCCTTTATCTGAATTTCATTGTACTCAGGAAGACTTAGAAACAATTTTCCTCAAACTAGGACACCAGCAAGCGTCTTGA
- a CDS encoding prepilin peptidase, giving the protein MDTLLAIPVAVIVFALGASIGSFINVVVYRVPAGLSVLYPPSRCPHCLHRLGKENLPVLGWLLLQGRCKYCRNPISIRYPIIEAVTGLLFLSIFWTFDISAQTLGYWAFASWLLALSLIDLDTMTLPNPLTQSGLVLGLVFQLAMGYLVQGTWAGAIHQFMAGAIGAVLGIWLFDAIIIVSSICLGQTAMGGGDAKLAAMMGAWLGWKYLLLSGFLACALGAFVGGGAIALGILHRRQPMPFGPFLALGAVITVFAGEAILATYLRLMFPTM; this is encoded by the coding sequence ATGGACACTCTCCTTGCCATACCAGTTGCAGTTATAGTTTTTGCTCTTGGAGCGTCTATTGGTAGCTTCATCAATGTTGTAGTTTATCGCGTACCAGCAGGGTTATCCGTTCTCTATCCGCCTTCTCGCTGCCCTCATTGCTTGCATCGGCTAGGAAAAGAAAATTTACCAGTGCTAGGGTGGTTGTTACTGCAAGGGCGCTGTAAGTACTGTAGAAATCCAATTTCCATTCGCTATCCAATTATTGAAGCAGTCACGGGACTGCTATTTTTATCAATTTTTTGGACTTTTGATATTTCAGCTCAAACCCTCGGTTATTGGGCTTTTGCAAGTTGGTTGCTGGCACTATCGCTGATCGATCTAGATACGATGACATTGCCCAACCCCCTAACACAATCGGGATTAGTTTTGGGTTTGGTATTTCAACTAGCTATGGGTTATTTAGTTCAAGGTACTTGGGCAGGAGCAATTCATCAATTCATGGCTGGTGCGATTGGAGCTGTATTAGGAATTTGGTTATTTGATGCCATTATCATCGTGAGTTCCATCTGTCTCGGACAAACCGCAATGGGTGGAGGAGATGCGAAATTAGCCGCCATGATGGGTGCTTGGTTGGGCTGGAAATATTTACTCTTATCGGGTTTTCTGGCTTGTGCTTTGGGTGCATTTGTCGGCGGAGGTGCGATCGCCCTTGGTATACTCCATCGCCGCCAACCAATGCCCTTCGGTCCCTTTCTCGCCCTCGGCGCAGTCATCACCGTGTTTGCTGGTGAAGCCATTCTTGCGACTTACTTGCGGTTGATGTTTCCTACTATGTAG
- the leuB gene encoding 3-isopropylmalate dehydrogenase gives MSQQQYRIALLPGDGIGPEIIQVAVEVLKLVGEQLNIGFAFQEALIGGAAIDATGEPLPEKTLEICRSSDAVLLAAIGGYKWDNLPRHQRPETGLLGLRAGLGLFANLRPAKILPQLIDASSLKREVVEGVDIMVVRELTGGIYFGQPKGIFSSETGEKRGVNTMAYAESEIDRIGRVAFETAQKRRNKLCSVDKANVLEVSQLWRDRITALASEYPDVELTHMYVDNAAMQLVRNPKQFDTIVTGNLFGDILSDEAAMLTGSIGMLPSASLGASGAGVYEPVHGSAPDIAGQDKANPLAQVLSAAMMLRYGLNQPEAADRIEQAVLRVLDRGDRTGDIISPGMNLLGCRAMGKALSEELTRG, from the coding sequence ATGTCACAGCAGCAATACCGAATCGCGCTTTTACCTGGAGATGGCATTGGTCCCGAAATCATCCAAGTAGCGGTAGAGGTGCTGAAACTGGTGGGAGAACAACTCAATATCGGCTTTGCATTTCAGGAAGCCTTAATTGGTGGTGCAGCTATTGATGCTACAGGCGAACCCCTACCAGAGAAAACATTGGAAATTTGTCGTAGCAGCGATGCGGTATTATTAGCGGCGATCGGTGGTTACAAATGGGATAACTTACCGCGCCACCAGCGCCCCGAAACAGGGTTATTAGGACTGCGGGCGGGTTTAGGTCTATTTGCCAATTTGCGCCCCGCCAAGATTCTGCCGCAACTCATTGATGCCTCTTCCCTGAAGCGAGAAGTCGTTGAGGGTGTAGATATTATGGTGGTACGAGAACTGACAGGGGGAATTTATTTCGGACAACCCAAGGGCATTTTTTCCAGTGAAACGGGAGAAAAGCGAGGAGTCAACACGATGGCTTACGCCGAGTCAGAAATCGATCGCATCGGACGAGTCGCATTTGAAACAGCCCAAAAGCGTAGGAACAAACTCTGTTCTGTGGATAAGGCGAACGTGTTAGAGGTCTCTCAACTGTGGCGCGATCGCATCACCGCCCTTGCCTCAGAATATCCCGATGTCGAACTCACCCACATGTATGTCGATAACGCCGCCATGCAGCTAGTTCGTAACCCGAAACAATTCGACACAATAGTTACAGGCAACCTTTTCGGTGATATTCTCTCAGACGAAGCAGCTATGCTGACAGGTAGTATCGGGATGTTACCCTCCGCTAGTCTAGGTGCTAGTGGTGCAGGAGTTTACGAACCCGTCCACGGTTCCGCCCCCGACATTGCCGGACAAGACAAAGCAAATCCTCTAGCACAAGTTCTCAGTGCTGCTATGATGTTACGCTACGGCTTAAACCAACCAGAGGCAGCCGATCGTATCGAGCAAGCGGTATTAAGAGTTTTAGACAGAGGCGATCGCACGGGCGATATCATATCCCCTGGTATGAATTTACTGGGCTGTCGGGCAATGGGTAAAGCACTGAGCGAAGAATTAACTAGAGGATGA
- the accD gene encoding acetyl-CoA carboxylase, carboxyltransferase subunit beta, producing the protein MATNDESRGLMSLLDWFANRRKSGSISQERHERDIADGLWNKCPECGVLAYNKDLMANQMVCLECGHHMRVDSNERIRQLIDANTWKPIDENLRPADPLQFRDRKAYSDRLREYQEKTGLNDAVQTGFGQIDGLPAALGVMDFRFLGGSMGSVVGEKLTRLIEQATQKRYPVVIVCASGGARMQEAMLSLMQMAKISAALERHRADQLLYIPVLTNPTTGGVTASFAMLGDIILAEPKATIGFAGRRVIEQTLRQKLPDNFQTAEDVLEHGFVDAIVPRTQLKKTLAQLIALHQPLTTAPNLVHIEGIALSSSISG; encoded by the coding sequence ATGGCTACTAACGACGAATCTCGCGGTTTAATGTCTTTACTTGACTGGTTTGCCAATCGCCGCAAATCTGGTTCTATTAGTCAAGAACGCCACGAGCGTGACATTGCTGATGGATTGTGGAATAAATGCCCTGAATGCGGGGTTCTGGCTTACAACAAGGATTTGATGGCAAATCAAATGGTTTGTTTGGAATGCGGGCATCATATGCGGGTAGATAGCAACGAACGTATCCGCCAGTTGATCGATGCCAATACCTGGAAACCGATTGATGAGAATTTGCGTCCCGCCGATCCACTACAATTTCGCGATCGCAAAGCCTATAGCGATCGCTTGCGGGAATATCAAGAAAAAACTGGTTTAAATGATGCCGTGCAAACAGGTTTCGGTCAAATTGACGGTTTACCAGCAGCCCTTGGCGTGATGGATTTTCGCTTTCTCGGCGGTAGTATGGGTTCGGTGGTAGGTGAAAAGCTCACCCGTTTGATCGAACAAGCAACCCAGAAGCGATATCCTGTAGTCATTGTCTGTGCCTCTGGTGGTGCGAGAATGCAAGAGGCAATGCTCAGCTTGATGCAAATGGCAAAAATTTCCGCCGCTTTAGAACGCCATCGCGCTGACCAATTGCTATATATTCCAGTGTTAACCAATCCAACAACTGGCGGTGTCACAGCGAGTTTTGCTATGTTAGGCGACATCATCTTGGCAGAACCAAAAGCAACAATCGGTTTTGCCGGACGACGGGTGATCGAGCAAACCCTGCGCCAAAAACTCCCAGATAATTTCCAAACCGCTGAAGACGTACTAGAACACGGTTTTGTCGATGCGATCGTCCCTCGTACCCAACTTAAGAAAACTTTGGCTCAGTTGATCGCCCTACATCAACCACTTACTACTGCTCCAAATCTGGTACATATAGAAGGCATAGCTCTTAGTTCGAGTATTTCTGGCTGA
- a CDS encoding putative signal transducing protein, translating into MTLRTTSWRWEAELMQQILEAHGIPTRILDLGSTSYFGAGSPAALQVYAKDRWTALLLLSPIEEE; encoded by the coding sequence ATGACGCTAAGAACTACGAGCTGGCGTTGGGAAGCGGAGCTAATGCAACAAATCCTAGAGGCGCATGGCATTCCGACGCGGATATTAGATTTGGGTAGTACGAGCTATTTTGGTGCAGGCAGTCCCGCCGCTTTGCAGGTATACGCAAAGGATCGGTGGACTGCCTTACTGCTGTTGAGTCCAATTGAAGAGGAGTAA
- a CDS encoding universal stress protein, with product MLKTILVALDGSEIQERVIQSLEELQLQPTTKVVLAHVVPAVELSQEVVSDRPQAVEGLPYLQVEKQLQSYQAKLSGESVIEIVTGDPAEEIIRLANIYQADLIAIGSRGLTGVKRIIQGSVSSQVVENAPCSVMVVKPAR from the coding sequence GTGCTAAAGACGATTTTAGTGGCTCTTGACGGTTCGGAAATTCAGGAACGAGTGATTCAGAGTTTGGAAGAACTGCAACTCCAGCCGACGACAAAGGTAGTTCTCGCGCATGTCGTCCCTGCGGTCGAGTTAAGTCAAGAAGTTGTCAGCGATCGCCCCCAAGCCGTAGAAGGATTGCCTTATTTACAAGTAGAAAAGCAACTGCAATCTTACCAAGCCAAATTATCTGGAGAAAGCGTCATCGAGATCGTCACGGGCGATCCGGCTGAAGAAATTATTCGGTTAGCAAATATTTATCAAGCTGACCTAATTGCGATCGGTAGTCGTGGTTTGACTGGGGTAAAACGAATCATTCAAGGTTCTGTCAGCAGTCAAGTTGTTGAAAATGCTCCTTGTTCTGTAATGGTAGTGAAGCCTGCTAGGTAA
- a CDS encoding ABC transporter permease → MRLSWIDKLGDKNPQLLREIKGRFKPRNLVISTVISLLGQFFLFRIFQAKLPSASQGWSMPTRHPLCTGEQWEYSIPECLTDAAGNLLINWQMWWWDVFYTVSKFGVFALILAGTYTLISDLANEERRDTLNFIRLSPQSAKSILIGKLLGVPSLLYIVVGLAVPLHLIAGIGAHVPLSLIFSFYGLVIASCIFFFSAALLFGLVSAWLGGFQAWLGSGAAFVCLFIATAKPVLHTPSDWLNLFSPFLIFEQIAKATELENYSLSLLSTADLELFYLPIGDALWATLGLAVLNFGVGTYWIWQALQRRFHNPSKTIFSKSQSYLMVASLEAILVAFAATTPKYRYSTNLGHNFQELLVYNLVLFICLIVTLTPQRQVLQDWARYRRERVSNRQKFLSSSLVKDLMWGEKSPAILAIALNLGIVATTLTLWITFVLQPIDKQPAFLSMVIGGNLLLICAAIAQLLTFMRAQKQGLWIAGALGAVILLPTAILTVLSIAPQQIPGLWLFTPFAWFALEKASNTTIFLALLGQWSAVTLCTIRMTRQIQRAGESSTKALMSDRPSLPMA, encoded by the coding sequence ATGAGATTAAGTTGGATAGACAAATTGGGGGATAAAAATCCTCAGTTGTTGCGGGAGATTAAAGGGAGATTTAAACCGCGCAATTTAGTTATTTCGACAGTTATTTCTTTACTGGGACAATTTTTCTTATTCCGCATATTTCAAGCAAAATTACCATCTGCTAGTCAAGGTTGGTCAATGCCAACTCGCCATCCTTTATGTACTGGTGAGCAGTGGGAATATTCTATACCTGAATGTCTCACGGATGCTGCGGGAAATCTTTTGATTAATTGGCAGATGTGGTGGTGGGATGTATTTTACACTGTCAGTAAGTTTGGTGTTTTTGCCCTCATTTTAGCAGGCACTTACACGCTGATTAGTGACTTAGCTAATGAAGAACGTCGAGACACACTCAATTTTATTCGCCTCAGCCCTCAATCAGCTAAAAGTATTTTAATTGGTAAACTACTGGGTGTACCAAGTTTGCTGTATATTGTGGTAGGTCTGGCTGTACCGCTACATTTAATCGCCGGGATTGGAGCGCACGTTCCTCTAAGTTTAATTTTCAGTTTTTACGGACTCGTAATTGCTAGCTGTATTTTCTTTTTCAGTGCTGCTTTACTATTTGGTTTAGTGAGTGCTTGGCTAGGTGGATTTCAAGCATGGTTAGGTAGTGGGGCAGCATTTGTGTGCCTGTTTATTGCCACTGCCAAACCTGTACTTCATACACCATCAGACTGGCTAAATTTGTTTTCACCATTTCTGATTTTTGAGCAAATCGCTAAGGCAACTGAATTAGAAAACTATAGTTTGTCGCTGCTTAGCACGGCAGATTTAGAATTATTTTATCTGCCCATAGGCGATGCGTTATGGGCGACGTTGGGTTTGGCAGTTCTCAACTTTGGCGTAGGAACATACTGGATTTGGCAAGCTTTGCAGCGTCGGTTCCATAATCCTAGCAAAACCATTTTTAGCAAGAGCCAAAGTTACTTGATGGTTGCGAGTTTGGAGGCGATCTTAGTTGCATTTGCTGCTACAACACCTAAATATCGATATTCAACCAATCTCGGACATAACTTTCAAGAATTGCTTGTCTATAACTTGGTATTGTTTATCTGTTTGATTGTCACTCTCACGCCACAGCGTCAAGTCTTGCAAGATTGGGCAAGATATCGACGGGAAAGAGTTAGCAATCGTCAAAAGTTCTTGAGTTCTTCGCTAGTAAAAGATTTGATGTGGGGAGAAAAAAGCCCAGCTATACTCGCGATCGCCCTAAACTTAGGAATTGTTGCTACAACTCTAACTCTTTGGATTACCTTTGTCTTACAACCGATTGACAAACAACCTGCTTTCTTGAGTATGGTTATTGGTGGTAATTTGTTACTGATCTGTGCTGCGATCGCCCAACTTTTAACATTTATGCGGGCGCAAAAGCAAGGTTTGTGGATTGCAGGGGCTTTGGGTGCGGTCATTTTATTACCCACAGCCATTCTCACCGTGCTATCAATTGCACCACAACAAATTCCTGGTTTGTGGTTGTTTACTCCCTTTGCTTGGTTTGCGTTAGAAAAAGCCAGCAATACAACCATCTTTTTGGCACTATTAGGACAGTGGAGTGCAGTCACTCTTTGTACGATTCGCATGACGCGCCAGATTCAACGCGCAGGTGAATCTAGTACCAAAGCTTTGATGAGCGATCGCCCTTCTTTACCAATGGCGTAG